One window of Tindallia californiensis genomic DNA carries:
- the moaC gene encoding cyclic pyranopterin monophosphate synthase MoaC, translating into MGDLTHFNKSGRANMVEVGHKLNTQREAVTSASIFMKPETLRRIMDQKIKKGDVLAVAQVSGIMAAKNTSNLIPMCHNIFLTGADVEFETDEESSRIDIKATVRTTGKTGVEMEALTAVSVAALTIYDMCKSIDREMEITDIKLLKKSGGKSGDYVREGYEKLLEE; encoded by the coding sequence ATGGGAGACTTAACACACTTCAACAAAAGTGGTAGAGCTAATATGGTAGAGGTAGGGCATAAGCTCAATACGCAAAGAGAAGCAGTAACATCAGCAAGTATTTTCATGAAGCCAGAAACTCTCCGTAGAATAATGGATCAAAAAATAAAAAAAGGAGATGTACTCGCTGTTGCTCAAGTTTCTGGTATTATGGCAGCGAAGAACACAAGCAATCTGATCCCGATGTGTCATAATATCTTTCTTACTGGAGCCGATGTTGAGTTTGAAACTGACGAAGAAAGTAGCCGAATTGATATAAAAGCGACTGTTAGAACGACTGGAAAAACAGGAGTGGAAATGGAAGCATTAACCGCTGTTTCTGTGGCAGCGTTAACGATTTATGATATGTGTAAATCCATAGACAGAGAAATGGAAATAACGGATATAAAATTATTGAAAAAGTCTGGTGGAAAGTCAGGAGATTACGTGCGAGAAGGATACGAAAAGCTATTAGAAGAATGA
- the thiI gene encoding tRNA uracil 4-sulfurtransferase ThiI, with translation MVRKEIIIRSGETVLKGKNRKFFEDKLLSDLHRVLKPMGILKMFKKHNRVYIPVNHDNHQKMIERLKHVFGVDLISIASVVEKDIEVIKSAALQEMKEVKALKKIKTFKVESKRTDKNYPIGSLELSRLVGGFLLHSFDDLEVDVHHPDVTIYVEVKEEAYIFTDREKGIGGLPKGSNGQAMLLLSGGIDSPVAGWMVAKRGVLLKAVHFHSYPYTSERAYDKVVELAERMSAYCGSIQLFSVNLLPFQQAIADTCPESEGTILVRRMMTRIAEKLADENKCDALITGESLGQVASQTIQSIRVTTEVATLPILRPLIAMDKQDIIEVAKMIKTYKTSILPYEDCCTVFLPQKPVTKPRVDKIKKSEEMLDIEKLTEELYNSMEMQWIKSESKEDLLWET, from the coding sequence ATGGTTCGAAAAGAAATTATTATCCGTAGTGGAGAAACGGTATTAAAAGGAAAGAATCGGAAGTTTTTTGAAGATAAACTTTTGAGTGATTTGCACAGGGTCTTAAAACCAATGGGTATACTCAAAATGTTTAAAAAACATAATCGTGTATATATTCCGGTGAATCATGACAATCACCAAAAAATGATTGAAAGGTTAAAACATGTTTTTGGAGTTGATCTAATATCGATTGCTTCAGTGGTTGAAAAAGATATTGAAGTAATTAAGTCTGCCGCATTACAGGAAATGAAAGAGGTAAAAGCCCTAAAGAAAATAAAGACTTTTAAGGTGGAATCAAAGAGAACGGATAAAAACTATCCCATAGGGTCTTTGGAGTTAAGTCGCTTAGTTGGAGGTTTTCTACTTCATTCATTTGATGATTTAGAAGTTGATGTTCATCATCCTGATGTAACGATTTATGTAGAAGTTAAAGAAGAAGCATATATTTTTACGGATAGAGAAAAAGGGATTGGTGGATTACCGAAAGGGAGTAACGGACAAGCAATGCTATTGCTTTCTGGTGGTATTGATAGTCCGGTTGCTGGATGGATGGTTGCGAAAAGAGGAGTTTTATTAAAAGCGGTTCATTTTCATAGTTACCCATATACTAGCGAGAGGGCTTATGATAAAGTAGTTGAACTAGCGGAACGAATGTCAGCCTATTGTGGATCAATTCAATTATTTTCTGTAAATTTATTACCTTTTCAACAAGCTATTGCAGACACCTGTCCAGAATCAGAGGGAACTATTTTGGTTCGGAGAATGATGACCAGGATTGCAGAAAAGCTTGCTGATGAAAATAAATGTGATGCGTTAATAACAGGGGAATCTCTTGGTCAAGTGGCAAGCCAGACGATTCAAAGTATAAGGGTTACGACAGAAGTTGCAACGTTACCAATATTAAGACCTCTGATAGCTATGGATAAACAGGATATTATTGAGGTAGCAAAGATGATTAAAACATATAAAACATCCATATTACCTTACGAAGATTGCTGTACCGTATTTCTTCCTCAAAAACCTGTTACAAAACCACGTGTTGATAAAATAAAGAAATCGGAAGAGATGCTTGATATTGAAAAGTTGACAGAAGAATTATATAATTCAATGGAAATGCAATGGATAAAAAGCGAAAGTAAGGAGGATTTACTATGGGAGACTTAA
- a CDS encoding YigZ family protein translates to MSDITSKKSIVSMKESYKTIKNEKWHRVFIEKSEFIAYVASVENTSQTASVIEYVKNKCPNATHYVYAYSLGIEKDIQKYDDDGEPSGTAGMPILEIIRNRELKNLIAVVVRYFGGKKLGTGGLKRAYSRTALSAIEEAVEIEKKLYQWIQITVDYSFWGKIEYFLQKRQILIEPISFTDRVSFKIPLPVRQVKMYMDKMIEITGDIIEFNQLDIEYLENRDPPNE, encoded by the coding sequence ATGTCAGATATAACCAGTAAAAAATCGATAGTAAGTATGAAAGAAAGCTATAAAACGATTAAAAACGAAAAGTGGCATCGTGTGTTTATCGAAAAATCCGAGTTTATTGCATATGTCGCTAGCGTTGAAAATACTTCACAAACAGCTTCTGTAATTGAATACGTAAAAAACAAATGTCCGAATGCTACCCACTATGTATATGCCTATTCCCTTGGAATTGAAAAGGATATCCAAAAATATGATGATGATGGAGAACCTTCAGGAACAGCTGGTATGCCAATTCTAGAAATAATACGCAATCGTGAATTGAAAAATCTTATAGCCGTAGTGGTTCGGTACTTTGGTGGTAAGAAATTAGGAACTGGCGGACTTAAAAGAGCTTATTCCAGAACAGCGTTAAGCGCCATTGAAGAAGCAGTAGAAATAGAAAAAAAGCTGTATCAATGGATACAGATAACAGTAGATTATTCCTTTTGGGGTAAAATAGAGTACTTTTTACAGAAAAGACAAATATTGATAGAGCCGATAAGTTTCACAGATAGAGTATCTTTTAAAATACCATTGCCAGTCAGACAGGTAAAAATGTACATGGATAAAATGATAGAAATAACAGGAGATATAATAGAATTCAATCAGCTTGACATAGAATATTTGGAAAATAGAGATCCACCAAACGAGTGA
- the hflX gene encoding GTPase HflX — translation MKLNTGNNDLQKEGIMFGVYRHSKEQYKIFDEMNELKSLAETCGYRITQKFIQKRTTPHPQYYFGKGKLEGMMAQIDNKTSRVIICNDSISAVQKQRIEELTGFPVLDRFHIILSIFSQRAFSLEGKLQLKLAELQYQMPRLQGKGIEMSRQRGGIGTRGPGEMKLEQDRRHIKQEMGRIKRKLLKIKEQNNIRRKQRKTSAMPLVAVVGYTNAGKSSLVNAFIDISISGQNQKKVLFADQVFSSLEINFRKITLPDKFEFLVLDTVGFIKKLPHELVESFNTTLHEISYADLILNVIDSSSANKEMHEETTLQILSDIKCNHIPVLTVMNKRDLLPTNPIYLTNKESVQWISTKNNQDVNRLIGQIKETLVQDSRVKTFQIPYHQIELLEYARKIGNVTEIEYSENSIVFRGVFDEKAKKLNKWLVEEI, via the coding sequence ATGAAATTGAACACCGGTAATAACGATTTACAAAAAGAAGGCATTATGTTTGGTGTTTATCGGCATAGTAAAGAGCAATATAAAATATTTGATGAAATGAACGAATTGAAATCATTAGCGGAAACTTGTGGCTATCGTATTACTCAAAAATTCATTCAAAAGAGAACCACACCTCACCCACAATATTACTTTGGGAAAGGTAAGCTGGAAGGAATGATGGCACAAATAGATAACAAAACTTCTCGGGTTATCATTTGTAATGACTCTATTAGTGCTGTACAAAAACAAAGGATTGAGGAGTTGACAGGTTTTCCGGTGCTTGATCGATTTCATATCATTTTAAGTATTTTTTCTCAGAGAGCGTTTAGCTTAGAAGGAAAACTCCAACTTAAATTAGCTGAATTACAATATCAAATGCCAAGATTACAAGGTAAGGGCATTGAAATGTCGAGACAAAGAGGCGGGATTGGAACAAGAGGCCCGGGGGAAATGAAGCTGGAACAGGACCGTAGACATATCAAACAAGAAATGGGAAGAATCAAAAGAAAGCTATTAAAAATTAAAGAACAAAATAATATCAGACGCAAACAAAGAAAAACTAGCGCAATGCCTTTAGTAGCGGTGGTGGGATATACGAATGCCGGTAAGTCATCGTTAGTAAACGCATTTATCGATATAAGTATAAGTGGTCAAAATCAAAAAAAAGTTTTATTTGCTGACCAGGTATTCAGCAGTTTGGAAATTAACTTTCGAAAAATAACGCTTCCTGATAAGTTTGAATTTCTTGTGCTAGATACGGTTGGATTTATAAAAAAACTTCCGCATGAACTGGTTGAATCATTTAATACAACACTTCATGAAATAAGCTATGCAGATCTTATTCTGAACGTGATAGATAGTTCCTCGGCGAACAAAGAAATGCATGAAGAAACAACACTTCAGATTTTATCGGATATTAAATGCAACCATATACCTGTTTTAACCGTAATGAATAAAAGAGATCTACTACCAACAAATCCAATTTATCTGACTAACAAAGAATCTGTACAATGGATTTCAACAAAAAATAATCAAGATGTAAACAGGTTAATTGGACAAATAAAAGAAACCTTAGTGCAGGATTCTCGAGTGAAAACATTTCAAATCCCTTATCATCAAATAGAGTTACTGGAATATGCACGTAAAATTGGAAATGTTACAGAAATAGAATATTCAGAAAACAGTATTGTTTTTAGAGGTGTTTTTGATGAGAAAGCAAAGAAGTTAAATAAATGGCTCGTTGAAGAGATCTAA
- a CDS encoding NUDIX hydrolase, translating into MIVRNCAGGVVFYANQVFILQNEKREWVLPKGKIRNDELASDTAHHRVEFEAGVNAEILSTAGETCYEFFSVSRKEPVCNQIVWYIMKAHSKEHEVNESEGFKDGGFFPIEEALEKITYSQDRSLVSLSYKKYKELMKEKVAI; encoded by the coding sequence ATGATTGTCAGAAACTGCGCAGGCGGTGTGGTTTTTTATGCAAATCAGGTGTTTATCCTGCAAAATGAGAAACGCGAATGGGTACTACCAAAAGGAAAAATTCGTAATGACGAGCTGGCTTCTGATACAGCACATCACCGAGTCGAATTTGAGGCAGGGGTGAATGCTGAGATTTTATCAACGGCGGGTGAGACGTGTTACGAATTTTTTTCTGTTTCTCGCAAAGAACCTGTATGCAACCAAATTGTCTGGTATATTATGAAAGCTCACAGCAAAGAACATGAGGTGAATGAGAGTGAAGGCTTTAAGGATGGTGGGTTTTTCCCAATCGAAGAAGCCTTGGAGAAAATAACTTACAGTCAGGATCGATCCTTGGTAAGCCTTTCGTATAAGAAATATAAAGAATTAATGAAAGAAAAAGTTGCCATATAA
- a CDS encoding CoA-binding protein, which translates to MMEAMEEIKSEMMKKKTWAVVGATPNVDKFGYKIYKTLQEHQYKVYGVNPNYKELEGEELCSDLLSLPEEPDCISVVVPPNVTLSLLDEINQTGIEYVWFQPGTYDAKVLETAKKLDLKIVYNNCVLVTLGNQ; encoded by the coding sequence ATGATGGAGGCAATGGAAGAAATCAAAAGTGAAATGATGAAAAAAAAGACATGGGCAGTAGTTGGTGCAACACCAAACGTGGATAAATTTGGATATAAGATATATAAGACATTACAAGAGCATCAGTACAAAGTTTATGGGGTGAATCCTAATTATAAAGAGCTAGAAGGAGAGGAACTCTGCTCAGATTTGCTTAGTTTGCCGGAAGAACCGGACTGTATAAGTGTAGTTGTGCCACCTAATGTAACGCTGTCTTTATTAGATGAAATTAATCAAACAGGTATTGAATATGTTTGGTTTCAACCCGGCACTTATGATGCAAAAGTTCTTGAAACAGCAAAAAAATTAGACTTGAAAATCGTGTATAACAACTGTGTATTGGTGACGTTAGGGAATCAATAG
- a CDS encoding transglycosylase domain-containing protein, with translation MSIKRSSYQENRTARASSSKKKSKKKSFWPKLFWGSMIALVLLFFLVAGTAIGVVTGIIREMEPVDASNIYTFLDESSFIYDREGNLIEKVQTEGHREILDFDQIPEHLINAIIAIEDERFWDHNGIDVKRIFGAFWTNLRTGSRQGASTINQQLAKIIYLSPEQTYTRKIKDAYYGVQLDRQLSKKQILEAYVNTINLGSVAFSGSYSVQANGVQAASQLYFSKDVSELTNAEAALIAGIPRNPRRYSPVSIIRKDQVREDHIVYYDDDDEYSTVFNPETLPRMRLVLNNMHRLGYITDSEYEEALNQDIAASIKPNRLSGSEVSSFFGELVQRDVLRALENAGYSNQEATHMLQSGGLSIHSTLDMRMQQIMEEEFNKVENFPGTLRDSDGNFLLDEQGNVQPQSSMVIMDQESGQIKALIGGRMTSGHRIYNRALSTRQPGSAIKPLAAFTPAVDLGMTAATVIDDVPSYLNPQAPNTSWPRNHYNSFYGLMTMRESLRISSNVGAVRFAEKLGEYDSRPQYAVMFDYMERMGITSLVGSDNPVIRNGRTSTDENYSMVLGGMTRGVSPMEMTGAFATLANKGVYTKPITFTEVYDRRGNLILENQPERDRVVSDPVAFVMTDLLRDAVTSGTGSRARIDQGNSRIPVAGKTGTTNDQKDAWFVGYTPYYTASVWIGHDLPEKLQQGSRMAAELWQKIMFRVHEGHEPKGFETPDNIIRVSVCSKSGKLPTEYCTLDPRGSTVRSEIFIRGTEPTSYCEVHVQADIHAPTGKLATEDTPSHEIETRIFTQRETPYYPEEHNGIVPRDWEYELPRDTYDPYEDSPEGIDYDPGYEYDPDNSFNDNDHSSDDGAVDDDRPSTVSSRTLRTQPLNIEGTAELALYRVDGEQRTLLERKSHNIEQHGETAEFRVTGAGTQKFEIEVNGSVAYSATVEF, from the coding sequence ATGTCAATAAAAAGAAGCTCTTACCAAGAAAACAGGACGGCGAGAGCATCAAGTTCAAAAAAGAAATCAAAAAAGAAATCATTCTGGCCAAAATTGTTTTGGGGATCAATGATTGCGCTGGTTTTATTATTTTTTTTAGTAGCTGGTACTGCCATTGGTGTTGTTACTGGAATAATAAGAGAGATGGAACCAGTAGACGCTAGTAATATTTATACGTTTCTAGACGAAAGCTCTTTTATCTATGATAGAGAAGGAAATCTTATCGAAAAAGTACAAACGGAAGGTCATCGAGAAATACTTGATTTCGACCAAATACCCGAACACTTAATCAATGCCATTATCGCCATTGAAGATGAACGTTTTTGGGATCATAATGGTATTGATGTTAAACGGATATTCGGCGCTTTTTGGACTAATCTTCGCACTGGTTCCCGACAGGGTGCTAGTACTATCAACCAGCAATTGGCTAAAATTATTTACTTATCACCTGAGCAGACCTATACACGCAAAATTAAAGATGCTTATTATGGAGTGCAGTTGGACCGTCAATTAAGCAAAAAGCAAATATTAGAAGCTTATGTTAATACGATCAACTTAGGTAGTGTTGCTTTTAGTGGCTCTTACAGTGTTCAAGCCAATGGTGTTCAGGCTGCTTCACAACTCTACTTTTCTAAAGATGTTAGTGAGCTTACCAATGCTGAAGCCGCTTTAATTGCTGGAATTCCAAGAAATCCAAGGCGGTATTCACCTGTATCCATCATTAGGAAAGATCAAGTGCGGGAAGATCATATTGTTTATTACGATGACGATGACGAATATAGCACTGTCTTTAATCCAGAGACACTTCCACGCATGAGGCTAGTCTTAAATAATATGCATCGTCTCGGTTATATTACCGATAGCGAGTATGAAGAAGCATTAAATCAGGATATTGCTGCCAGCATTAAACCTAATAGATTAAGCGGCAGTGAAGTATCATCTTTTTTTGGAGAACTTGTACAACGTGATGTGTTAAGAGCCCTCGAAAATGCTGGTTATTCAAATCAAGAAGCAACTCATATGCTTCAATCCGGAGGACTTAGCATCCATAGTACTTTGGACATGCGAATGCAACAAATTATGGAGGAAGAATTTAATAAAGTTGAAAATTTTCCCGGAACATTAAGAGATTCTGATGGTAACTTTTTATTAGATGAACAAGGAAATGTGCAACCTCAGTCGTCCATGGTCATTATGGATCAGGAAAGTGGCCAAATAAAAGCCTTAATTGGCGGAAGAATGACTAGTGGTCATCGAATTTATAATAGAGCTCTTTCAACCAGACAACCAGGCTCTGCTATCAAGCCGTTAGCCGCTTTCACTCCAGCAGTTGATCTAGGAATGACCGCTGCAACCGTTATTGATGATGTGCCTTCTTACTTAAATCCACAAGCACCCAACACTTCATGGCCACGGAACCATTATAATAGCTTTTACGGCTTGATGACCATGAGAGAATCACTTCGAATCTCCAGTAACGTCGGCGCTGTTCGATTTGCTGAAAAGTTGGGTGAGTATGACAGCCGACCACAATATGCGGTAATGTTTGATTATATGGAAAGAATGGGCATCACTTCTCTTGTTGGTAGTGACAATCCAGTTATACGAAATGGAAGAACCTCAACAGATGAGAATTACTCAATGGTACTAGGTGGAATGACTCGTGGTGTTTCTCCAATGGAAATGACTGGAGCTTTTGCCACGCTTGCTAACAAAGGCGTTTACACAAAACCTATCACCTTCACAGAAGTGTACGATCGTCGAGGCAATCTTATCTTGGAAAACCAACCAGAAAGAGATCGTGTGGTTAGCGATCCAGTAGCCTTTGTCATGACAGATCTCTTGCGAGATGCTGTTACTTCTGGAACCGGTTCAAGAGCCAGAATAGATCAAGGTAACAGCCGCATTCCTGTTGCAGGTAAAACAGGTACAACTAACGACCAGAAAGATGCTTGGTTCGTCGGTTACACTCCTTATTATACGGCTAGCGTCTGGATTGGTCATGATTTGCCAGAAAAACTTCAGCAAGGTAGTAGAATGGCCGCTGAATTATGGCAAAAAATTATGTTTCGCGTCCACGAAGGTCATGAACCAAAGGGATTTGAAACCCCCGATAATATTATCAGAGTCAGCGTTTGTTCAAAGTCTGGTAAACTGCCAACTGAGTACTGCACGCTTGATCCTCGCGGAAGTACTGTACGATCTGAAATTTTCATCAGAGGTACTGAACCAACTTCTTATTGCGAGGTGCATGTACAGGCGGATATCCATGCTCCCACAGGAAAACTAGCAACTGAAGATACGCCTTCTCATGAAATAGAGACTAGAATATTTACACAGCGTGAGACTCCTTATTATCCAGAGGAACATAATGGAATTGTTCCAAGAGACTGGGAGTACGAACTTCCAAGAGATACTTATGATCCTTATGAAGACAGTCCGGAAGGGATTGATTACGATCCCGGATACGAATATGATCCAGACAATTCCTTTAATGACAATGACCATTCATCAGACGATGGAGCTGTTGACGATGATCGTCCATCAACTGTTTCCAGTCGAACCTTAAGAACTCAACCACTAAACATCGAAGGAACGGCAGAACTGGCCTTATATCGAGTTGATGGTGAACAACGCACTTTGCTTGAAAGAAAAAGCCATAATATTGAACAGCATGGAGAAACAGCTGAGTTTAGAGTTACTGGCGCCGGAACACAAAAATTTGAAATTGAAGTTAACGGTTCTGTTGCTTATTCAGCTACTGTAGAATTTTAG
- a CDS encoding cysteine desulfurase family protein gives MQIYLDHAATSPITSDVLEEMNKAYMSLYANPSSAHSFGSRVEKRCKEAKKKISKYLSGNMDQMIITSGGTESNNHAIFSQGIKAFQKPDSFLTSSIEHKSVLEPMKFWSLSKELSVLNVEKSGQYSLDHLENLLKKGKNHVAFISLMHVNNETGIIQPIEEAVKLIQEYAPDAFIHVDGVQAFGKISIKNILSWVDAYSISAHKIKGPRGIGALWVKKPDKLLPLIRGGGQENNNRSGTTNTPALLGFEKAVSNCHQNMEKNNRKKHEIREKIIKELSKKVDDFHIIESATSQVPSIIMIAFKKMKGEVLIHSLEADGIFLSAGSACNSSNSKISHVIKAMNVPSEWEDGIIRVSFDEMLEDQEIVYFTDKIAKHCKQIRRWVKR, from the coding sequence ATGCAAATTTACTTAGATCATGCGGCCACTTCGCCGATAACATCAGATGTATTGGAAGAAATGAATAAAGCTTACATGAGTCTATATGCGAATCCCTCTTCTGCCCATTCTTTTGGCAGTAGAGTTGAAAAGCGTTGTAAAGAAGCGAAGAAAAAAATATCGAAATACCTTTCGGGCAATATGGATCAAATGATCATTACTTCTGGTGGGACGGAGTCAAACAATCATGCTATTTTTAGTCAAGGGATAAAAGCATTTCAAAAACCAGACAGTTTTCTAACTTCATCCATAGAACACAAGTCAGTTCTGGAACCAATGAAATTTTGGTCACTATCAAAAGAACTGAGCGTACTAAATGTAGAAAAATCTGGACAGTATTCTTTGGATCATTTGGAAAATCTATTAAAAAAAGGAAAAAATCATGTTGCTTTTATTTCTTTAATGCATGTAAATAACGAAACAGGGATTATTCAGCCAATTGAAGAAGCTGTAAAATTAATTCAAGAGTATGCTCCTGATGCCTTCATACATGTAGACGGAGTGCAAGCATTTGGGAAAATATCAATTAAAAATATTCTTTCATGGGTAGACGCTTATAGCATAAGTGCTCATAAAATTAAAGGTCCAAGAGGAATAGGGGCGCTTTGGGTTAAAAAACCCGATAAACTACTGCCGTTGATACGAGGAGGCGGACAGGAAAATAACAACCGTTCTGGGACGACAAACACTCCGGCATTACTAGGTTTTGAAAAAGCGGTATCGAATTGTCATCAAAATATGGAAAAGAATAATCGTAAAAAACATGAGATCAGAGAAAAGATCATAAAAGAACTTAGCAAGAAAGTAGATGATTTTCATATCATTGAATCAGCAACCAGTCAGGTGCCATCTATTATCATGATAGCCTTTAAGAAGATGAAAGGAGAAGTTTTGATACATTCGTTGGAGGCGGATGGAATATTTCTTTCAGCAGGATCGGCATGCAATTCAAGTAATAGTAAAATAAGTCATGTGATAAAAGCAATGAATGTACCATCGGAATGGGAAGATGGGATTATTCGAGTAAGTTTTGATGAAATGCTTGAAGATCAAGAAATAGTCTATTTTACGGATAAAATAGCAAAACACTGTAAACAGATTAGAAGATGGGTAAAGAGGTGA
- a CDS encoding MogA/MoaB family molybdenum cofactor biosynthesis protein: MFTVGIITASDKGSMGERKDESGPAIKNFINNMGGIVKQYHIVPDDKEALISEMIQMCDNEKLDLVLTTGGTGFSKRDITPEATLAIIQRHIPGFTELIRLKSFDKNPRAILSRAVSGIRKETIIINLPGSPRGALEALEIIQPALVHGIEILKGTAIECGNSHQQ, from the coding sequence ATGTTTACTGTAGGAATTATCACAGCAAGTGATAAAGGTTCAATGGGAGAACGAAAAGACGAGAGTGGTCCTGCTATTAAAAACTTCATCAACAACATGGGTGGTATCGTGAAACAGTACCACATTGTTCCAGATGATAAAGAAGCTCTCATAAGTGAAATGATACAGATGTGCGATAATGAAAAGCTTGATCTGGTTCTAACTACTGGTGGCACTGGTTTTTCCAAACGTGATATTACACCTGAAGCTACTTTAGCCATAATCCAGCGCCATATTCCCGGTTTCACAGAACTAATTCGTTTAAAAAGCTTTGATAAAAATCCTCGTGCGATCCTATCAAGAGCTGTTTCTGGCATAAGAAAAGAAACAATCATTATTAACCTTCCAGGAAGCCCCAGAGGAGCTTTAGAGGCACTGGAAATTATCCAACCAGCCTTGGTACATGGAATTGAAATCTTAAAAGGAACGGCTATCGAATGTGGTAATTCACATCAGCAATAG
- a CDS encoding S-layer homology domain-containing protein, whose product MVKVKWIAISVIIFLSTNITVVAMFDDTQDHWGEEYIFWATFDYSIFTGYPDGTFRPDNQITRAEFISILNKLLLLANEPYPQITSASIRYIDFDSEHWAYSHVLSFYQRAKGASHNEIDLKQVFSGPRLKPNKEITRYEAALISASITTPSLNKEMQTPTKLWDIDLQNPKNKQIQNLVTRDIITGFPDGSFRPEKPITRAEAASLAKKIFEDLSYVKEDYLVPLPMIENQRPNYPIFTMVAEIYDLNNTKGHRRFVDAVTSLEYIDIIGFIPYEERNLYDTDPIKTLWELVDSGYSNKIGTHYYLIRKDESLTLQQKKKLTNEAIQQYLSLSERYIDGIIDFMEISKTYADTGLFEMAAQKLQESTLQKKENLRMADLLSEHYIDKNNLEKAFNIYWSLLEETNDFDILIKTVQNIAYISNKSNNINESIKILEKTNDALQLKTLTENEKEELVYLIDAIHKQLLLQ is encoded by the coding sequence ATGGTTAAAGTAAAGTGGATTGCTATTTCTGTAATTATATTTCTGAGCACTAACATAACAGTAGTTGCAATGTTTGATGACACGCAAGATCATTGGGGAGAAGAATATATATTTTGGGCAACCTTTGATTATTCAATTTTTACAGGATATCCTGACGGAACATTTCGGCCGGATAACCAGATTACCCGAGCTGAGTTTATTTCTATTTTGAATAAGTTATTGCTATTAGCTAATGAACCGTACCCACAAATTACATCAGCTTCAATAAGGTATATAGATTTTGACTCTGAGCACTGGGCATATTCTCATGTTCTATCTTTTTATCAGAGAGCGAAAGGGGCGAGTCATAATGAAATTGATTTAAAACAAGTTTTTTCTGGACCTAGGCTAAAGCCAAATAAGGAAATTACTCGTTATGAAGCAGCTTTGATAAGTGCCAGCATCACAACACCAAGCTTAAATAAGGAGATGCAGACACCTACAAAATTATGGGATATAGATCTTCAAAATCCTAAAAATAAACAGATACAAAACTTAGTTACTAGGGATATCATTACAGGATTTCCCGATGGTTCTTTTAGACCTGAAAAGCCTATAACCCGTGCTGAGGCAGCTTCTTTAGCCAAAAAGATATTTGAAGATTTAAGCTATGTTAAAGAAGATTATTTGGTACCTCTTCCAATGATAGAAAATCAGAGGCCTAACTATCCAATCTTTACTATGGTGGCGGAAATCTATGATTTGAACAATACAAAAGGACACAGGCGCTTTGTTGATGCTGTTACTTCATTGGAATACATTGATATAATAGGATTTATACCTTACGAAGAACGTAATTTATATGATACAGATCCAATAAAAACCTTATGGGAACTGGTTGACTCCGGTTATTCAAATAAAATAGGCACTCACTATTATTTAATAAGAAAGGATGAGTCCTTAACCTTACAACAGAAAAAAAAATTGACTAATGAAGCAATCCAGCAATATCTTTCATTATCTGAAAGATATATTGATGGAATTATTGATTTTATGGAAATTAGCAAAACCTATGCCGATACCGGTCTTTTTGAAATGGCAGCCCAAAAACTTCAAGAATCTACATTACAAAAGAAAGAAAACTTAAGAATGGCAGATCTTCTTAGTGAACACTACATTGATAAAAACAACCTGGAGAAAGCTTTTAATATATACTGGAGTCTCCTCGAAGAAACCAACGATTTTGATATTTTGATAAAGACAGTTCAAAATATTGCCTATATCTCGAACAAATCTAATAATATTAATGAATCGATAAAAATACTCGAAAAAACAAACGATGCATTACAATTGAAAACATTAACAGAAAATGAAAAAGAAGAACTTGTTTATTTAATAGATGCGATTCATAAGCAGCTACTGCTCCAGTAG